The DNA sequence CATCCGCTTGGGCGAACTGTCCGCCTGGTACGACCTTGATGATGCCGCGGCGCTGCGGCGGCTGTTGCAGTGCAGTCCCGGTTCGCGGACCGCCGCCTTTGTCCGCGCCCATCTGGCATCCTTGATTTAACATCCTTCCCCGGCCACCTCTTCCCGCCTCAGCGAGATCCGCTCCGCGACGCCTTGTGCCGCGGGTTTCAGGCGCCTTGCCTGCTCAGCCCGGGGAGCGTAGCTTTTTCAACACCCTGCCAGGCGACGTCCCAGCAGCAGCCGCTGCGGCCGCCAGGCGGCAAGACGGCTGTAGAGTGTCTGCTGTTGCGGGTCATCGATCAGGTGCACCCAGCCGCCGATATGCACCAGCCGTTGTTCCGGCCGGCGTTGCAGCAGTTCGACAATTTTTTCAGCCATGGCCGCGTCACGCGGGCCGATCCCTTCGGCGCCGCGTCGGCTGCGGAGAAAGGCGCGACGCAGGCTCTCCGGGGCATCCTCGGCCAGCAGCTGCCGGGCGCCGGCATAGCCTTCGCTTCCCGACGCCGGGACCCCGGTCGGTCGGCGCACCAGGATCTTCAGGTTGCGGTAGCTGATCAGCCCGGTTTCCACCCGGCGCAGTTTCGGGATCGAGACTTCCGAGAGATCGACCAGTTTCAGGATCGCGCCGCCGGCGTCGGCATAGGCACGGGCCGCCCGGTATTCAAAAGGCAGCGCCAGCAGGCCGCGGATGTCGGCAATGGCCGGATGCCGGTTGAGTTGCTGAAGCGGGCAGCCCAGCTCTTCGGCCAGGCGTTTCAGGATCCGCTCCAGCCGCAGCAGTTGCGATCGGGCCTGCCCGGTCCGGTAGTCGCGGGCGTAGGGGCTCATTTCAACCGTGACCAGGCCTGGTCGCAGTTGTTCAAGGAGGCGGCCGAGACGTTCTTCCCCGTACCGGTCGCGGTGTACGGTGCCGATCAGAAACAGACGGTCATTGACGGGATGGTCGGACATGGCTTCAGTGCAGCACTTCGGCGCCCCAGGTCTGGCGGTGCAGGGCGTCGAGGATGGCGGCAATATGTTCGGGGCCGCGGGTTTCGAGTTCGAGCAGCACCTCGGCCCGGCCGAGGGGAATGCTGCTCAGTCGACGGTCATGATGAACGTGCAGGATATTGGCTCCCTGCCCGGCCAGCAGTTGGCTGAGCCGTGCCAGGTTGCCAGGGGCATCATCGAGGTTGACAAGGATTTTCAGAAACCGGCCTTCGGCGATCATGCCGCGCTGCACCACCCGGGAGAGGGTCTGGACATCAATGTTGCCGCCCGACAGCAGGCAGGCGACCGGTCCGGGCGGCAGCTTCGGCGCGTGGAAGAGCAGGGCGGCCAGGGTGACCGCCGCCGACCCTTCGACCACCAGCTTGGTTTTTTCCAGCAGTCCGACGATCGCCTGGGCGATCTCCTCTTCTTCAACAGTGAGCAGATGGTCGACCAGCTCCTCGATCAGTGGAAAGGTTTCGGCACCGAGCTGTTTGACCACGATACCGTCCGCCAGGGAATGTGTCGAGGCCAGGCGGACGCGCTTTCCGCTCCGCCTTGAGTGCAGCGCGCCGGCGGCTCCGGCCGCCTCAACGCCGATGATACGGATGCGTGGGTTGAGGGCCTTGAGGGCGCTGGCCACACCGCTGATCAGTCCGCCGCCGCCGATCGGCACCAGCAACGCCGCCAGATCGGGACGCTGGGCATGGATTTCCAGGCCGATGGTTCCTTGCCCGGCGATCACCAGACGATGATCGAAGGCGGGCAGGTAGACCAGCTTGTTCTGTCGCTGCAGCTGCCTGGCATGGGCCGCCGCGGCATCGTAGTTTTCTCCATGCAGAATAACCTCGGCACCGTAGTGACGGGTCGCCTGTTCCTTGGCTAGCGGGGTGCTGACCGGCATCACCACCGTCGCCGGAATCTGGAACAGCTGAGCGGCGTGGGCCACGCCCTGGGCGTGATTACCGGCAGAGGCCGTGATCACCCCCGGGGCGATGCGCTTGCGGGGCTGGCAGGCGAGAAAGTTGTAGGCGCCGCGCAGCTTGAAGGAGCCGGTGCGCTGCAGGTTCTCGCATTTCAGCAGCAGCGGCCGGCCGAGTTTTTGGCTGAAATAGGCCGACTGCAGCAGCGGCGTGCGGCGAACCTGTCCTTCGAGCCGGGCGGCGGCCTGCTGGATGAGCTTGAGATCGAGCATACAGAGCAAGCTTACCCCGCCTGCCGTCGAAGGCAAGCCTCCGCGCGGCGGGACCGGGCTGTGGGTAAGCACGTTGACTTGCCCCGGGCGATCGTCAATAATCGCCGCAGTTGGTGTTTTTCAGATCGCCACTCTTGATGCTTTCGCAAAAAGCATCAAGAGTGTTGGCTAAGCAAAAAGCACCGGCAGCAAGGTGCGCGATTGTCGAGCAATGAGGCGTACTTACGTACGTTGAAGCAGCGAGACAAACGCAGCTTTGCTGCTGCTGGTGAGTTTTTGCGACGCCATCATTGATCATTCATGTATCGCCGCAAGGAGGAGTCCCTTGGAACTGATCCTCGGTGCGGGGCCGGTCGTCAAGCTGGTCCTGCTGGTTCTCGCCTATTTTTCCATTGTTTCCTGGGCCATCATTTTTCTCAAGTTTCGGGTTGTCCGCCGGGCGATCATTGACTCGGATCGTTTTCTCGATTTCTTCTGGGCGAAGAAACGCTTTGATCTGATCGGCCAGGGGCTCAAGGATTTTTCCCAGTCACCGCTGACCGTTCTGTTCCGCGAGGGTTACCAGGAGCTGCTGCGCGGCAGCCGGCAGCCGAGCGAGGGCGGCGGCCCGAGCGCCGAACTGGGTCGGTCGGCCAATGTCGCCCGCGCCCTGCGCCGCGCCACCACCAGTGAAACCCAGCGGCTGGAAAAATATCTCACCTTTCTCGCCACCACCGGATCGACCGCTCCCTTTATCGGCCTGTTCGGCACCGTCTGGGGGATCATGGATTCCTTCCACGGCATCGGCAAGACCGGCAGCGCCTCGCTGGCGGTGGTCGCGCCGGGAATTTCCGAGGCGCTGATCGCCACCGCCATCGGCCTGGTGGCGGCGATTCCGGCGGTCATGGCCTACAACCACTTCGTCAACAAGGTCAACGTGTTGACCGGAGAAATGGACAACTTCTGCCAGGAATTTCTCAATATCGTGCAGCGCATGGGACGGGACTAGACGATGGAAGTCGGAACCCGCGGCAACTCTGGACGCAGCACCCTCTGCCAGATCAATGTCACCCCTTTTGTCGATGTCATGCTGGTGCTGCTGATCATCTTCATGGTCACCGCGCCGATGATGGAGACCGGGGTTGAGGTGGAGCTGCCGGAGGTGAAGGATGCGCCGGCCATGACCGGCGCGCAGGAACCGCTGGTGGTCACGGTTGCCGCTGACGGCGCGATCAGTGTCGGCAAGTCGGCGGTTCCCTCGCCGGCAAAGCTGACCCCGGTGCTGGAGCAGGTTCTGCGCGGACGCAAGTCGAAGGAAGTCTTCCTCGAAGCCGACCGCAAGGTCCCCTACGGGCGGGTGGTGCAGGTGATGGCGGCGATCAAGGCCGCCGGGGTCGCCAAGCTCGGCATGGTGGCTGAGGAGCCCGAGCGCTGAGGTGAGCGGGAGCGGTCACAACAGCCGCTGGCGGCGGCAGGCCGGGGGACGACGCGATCCGCGCCTGGCCGCGATGCTCGGCTATTCATTCGGGCTGCACCTGCTGCTGGTGCTGCTCTTCGGCGGCTGGCTGCTGCCGCGCATGCAGCATTCGAAGCCGCCGGTCTACGTGGTCGACCTGGTCAATCTGCCGGTCAAAAATCCGCAGGCCGGGCGACCGGACGGGACGCCGAAACACAAGGTCAAGGCCCGACCGAAAGCGAAACCGAAACCCAAGCCGGTTGTCAGGCCGAAACCCAAGCCGAAAGCGAAACCCAAGGCCAAAGCCAAATCAAAACCCAAGGTCAAGGCCAAATCGAAGGCTCGGCCGAAGGCGGTCAGCAGGACTCGGCCGAAACCGAAGGTTGACTATCGCCAGACCGAAAGCGTCATCGAGAAGCTCAGGCGCAAGCGGGAACGTGAGGAACTGAAACGGAAACTGGCGGCCCTGGAGGCGCAGGACACCCGCCGGTCGCCGGGCAGCAAGGCGCCTCTCGGCGAAACCGCCGGTACCGGCAGTGAGGCCGGGGTTTCCTACCGGACCTGGCTGCAGCAGGCCTACAAGAGTGCCTGGAGCCTGTCGAAGTACCAGGTCAGGAGTCTTGATCTCAAGGCGGATGTCGAAGTGGTTTATGATGCCCGCGGCTTTCTGCGCGACTACACGGTCATGAAGAGTTCGGGGGATCGTCGTTTTGATGATTCGATTACCCGGGCGATTCGCCGGGTTGATCGGCTTGAACCGCCGCCGGGCCGAACCATCAGGGAAATCATCAAGTTCAACCTCAAGGATCTTCAGGAATAATCATGACACGATTGATTCTGCCGCTGTTGCTGCTGCTGGTTCTGGTTACGCCGGCCTGGAGCGCCATCGAAATCAGTGCCCCGGGGCAACAGCAGATACCGCTGGCGCTGACCGTCCTGCAGCCGCTCGACGACGGCCGCAACCCGGCCCTGGCCGAGGAGTTCAACCAGGTTCTCTCCTGGGACCTTGAGCTGACCGGTCTTTTCAGCCGCATCGACCCGCGCGCCTTTCTCGCCGATGCCGGCAGGCTGGGACTGCTTTCCATCGATGTGGATTTCGCCGAATGGCGGCTGCTGGGAGCCGAGATGCTGATCAAGGGCGGTTACTCGCTGCGCGGCGGACAGCTGGTGGTCGAGGCGCGGCTGTTTGATGTTCGCGCCCGGCGGCTGCTCAACGGTCGCCGTTATGTCGGCAAGCCGGGTGATGTCCGCCGCATAGCTCATGCCTTCGCCGACCAGATTCTGAAAAGCCTGACTGGCAGCCTCGGCCCCTTCAGCAGCCGGCTGGCGTACATCTCCGACCAGAGCGGGCGCAAGGAACTCTACCTGATGGAGGTTGACGGCCACAAGCCGGTGCGGATTACAAATCATCGCTCCATCGTCCTCAATCCCGATTTCTCCGCTGACGGGCGCCGGGTGATTTTCACCAGCTACCGGGCCGGGAATCCCGATCTTTACCAGCGGGACATCTTCAGCGGCCGCGAGTCGCGGCTTTCCGCCCGACGCGGGCTCAACGTCGGCGGCCGTTTCTCGCCGCAGGACGACCGAATCGCCCTGACCCTGTCGAAGGACGGCAATTCGGAAATC is a window from the Geothermobacter hydrogeniphilus genome containing:
- the ilvA gene encoding threonine ammonia-lyase; translated protein: MLDLKLIQQAAARLEGQVRRTPLLQSAYFSQKLGRPLLLKCENLQRTGSFKLRGAYNFLACQPRKRIAPGVITASAGNHAQGVAHAAQLFQIPATVVMPVSTPLAKEQATRHYGAEVILHGENYDAAAAHARQLQRQNKLVYLPAFDHRLVIAGQGTIGLEIHAQRPDLAALLVPIGGGGLISGVASALKALNPRIRIIGVEAAGAAGALHSRRSGKRVRLASTHSLADGIVVKQLGAETFPLIEELVDHLLTVEEEEIAQAIVGLLEKTKLVVEGSAAVTLAALLFHAPKLPPGPVACLLSGGNIDVQTLSRVVQRGMIAEGRFLKILVNLDDAPGNLARLSQLLAGQGANILHVHHDRRLSSIPLGRAEVLLELETRGPEHIAAILDALHRQTWGAEVLH
- the tolQ gene encoding protein TolQ → MELILGAGPVVKLVLLVLAYFSIVSWAIIFLKFRVVRRAIIDSDRFLDFFWAKKRFDLIGQGLKDFSQSPLTVLFREGYQELLRGSRQPSEGGGPSAELGRSANVARALRRATTSETQRLEKYLTFLATTGSTAPFIGLFGTVWGIMDSFHGIGKTGSASLAVVAPGISEALIATAIGLVAAIPAVMAYNHFVNKVNVLTGEMDNFCQEFLNIVQRMGRD
- the tolR gene encoding protein TolR; its protein translation is MEVGTRGNSGRSTLCQINVTPFVDVMLVLLIIFMVTAPMMETGVEVELPEVKDAPAMTGAQEPLVVTVAADGAISVGKSAVPSPAKLTPVLEQVLRGRKSKEVFLEADRKVPYGRVVQVMAAIKAAGVAKLGMVAEEPER
- a CDS encoding TonB C-terminal domain-containing protein, translated to MSGSGHNSRWRRQAGGRRDPRLAAMLGYSFGLHLLLVLLFGGWLLPRMQHSKPPVYVVDLVNLPVKNPQAGRPDGTPKHKVKARPKAKPKPKPVVRPKPKPKAKPKAKAKSKPKVKAKSKARPKAVSRTRPKPKVDYRQTESVIEKLRRKREREELKRKLAALEAQDTRRSPGSKAPLGETAGTGSEAGVSYRTWLQQAYKSAWSLSKYQVRSLDLKADVEVVYDARGFLRDYTVMKSSGDRRFDDSITRAIRRVDRLEPPPGRTIREIIKFNLKDLQE
- the tolB gene encoding Tol-Pal system beta propeller repeat protein TolB is translated as MTRLILPLLLLLVLVTPAWSAIEISAPGQQQIPLALTVLQPLDDGRNPALAEEFNQVLSWDLELTGLFSRIDPRAFLADAGRLGLLSIDVDFAEWRLLGAEMLIKGGYSLRGGQLVVEARLFDVRARRLLNGRRYVGKPGDVRRIAHAFADQILKSLTGSLGPFSSRLAYISDQSGRKELYLMEVDGHKPVRITNHRSIVLNPDFSADGRRVIFTSYRAGNPDLYQRDIFSGRESRLSARRGLNVGGRFSPQDDRIALTLSKDGNSEIYLLNGDGGISRRLTRYWGIDIDPTWSPDGDRIAFVSNRRGNPHIFLLSTAGGDPQRLTLNGKYNVTPAWSPKGDWIAFSRKEGSLFDIYLIRPDGSEERRLTFGPGNKEHPRWSPDGRFLVYSSDESGRKAIYLMRADGSGSVKVSGGSGNCNHPAWSPRW